In a single window of the Pandoraea pulmonicola genome:
- a CDS encoding putative porin, with the protein MKALERMTGALAQRRAPRMAGTAGAVALALALMGTAGLAHAQAQPAPKETAMVKLIRGLIKSGAIDKATGEALLAQAETEAYAASQAAQKQAAAPAAAAAGAAGFAAEPGEVRIPYISQTTRDQIRDEVKNEVMAQAKSEGWAAPNEMPEWTKRIHIEGDFRLRNESRFYSSSNANTQIDWGQINRGNGFDVNTNTSLALPPLLNTNQNRTNQFRARARFGIFADVSEQVKAGVRLASSNDDSPVSTNTTLGGGLNKKNVWLDQMWMSYQPFSWVKFTGGRFAPPYVTSDMLFSNDLNLDGIAAQFNKTLPQAPNVELFGSLGFIPLEYSGDNSPSNSQSKMSSQTKWLLGGQFGANWKLDSKNSFRGTLGYFDFRNITGRLSSPCALYAGQTSCDSDWSRPAFMQKGNTLMLLRNIALNPIDPANTSQPQYVGYASKFQLLDLSARWDTMLAGRYPLRLDVNYIRNLAYNEGEMWARSNGGIVNNFGSGAATRENFKSGPNAYMFQATFGKPIMASRGDWNILFGYKRIEPDAVPDAYNDSTFHGGGTNAKGYYFGGSYAFDKNAWITGRWLSTKEVYGAPQSIDTLQIEVNARF; encoded by the coding sequence ATGAAAGCACTGGAACGTATGACCGGCGCGCTGGCTCAGCGGCGCGCCCCTCGCATGGCGGGGACGGCGGGCGCCGTCGCCCTGGCGCTCGCGCTTATGGGCACGGCGGGTCTCGCCCACGCGCAGGCACAGCCCGCCCCGAAAGAGACCGCGATGGTCAAGCTCATTCGCGGCCTGATCAAGAGCGGGGCCATCGACAAGGCGACCGGTGAGGCGCTGCTGGCGCAGGCCGAGACCGAAGCCTACGCGGCGTCGCAGGCGGCACAGAAGCAGGCGGCGGCACCGGCAGCCGCGGCAGCGGGCGCCGCCGGTTTTGCCGCCGAGCCGGGCGAGGTGCGCATCCCGTACATCTCACAGACCACGCGCGATCAGATTCGCGACGAGGTCAAGAACGAAGTGATGGCGCAGGCCAAGTCGGAAGGCTGGGCCGCGCCGAACGAAATGCCGGAGTGGACCAAGCGCATTCACATCGAAGGCGACTTCCGCCTGCGCAACGAGTCGCGCTTCTACTCGAGCAGCAACGCGAACACGCAGATCGACTGGGGGCAGATCAACCGCGGCAACGGCTTCGACGTCAACACGAACACGAGTCTGGCGCTGCCGCCGCTGCTCAACACCAACCAGAACCGTACGAACCAGTTCCGTGCGCGCGCCCGTTTCGGCATCTTTGCCGACGTGTCCGAGCAGGTCAAAGCCGGCGTGCGTTTGGCCAGCAGCAACGACGACAGCCCCGTGTCGACCAACACCACGCTCGGCGGCGGTCTGAACAAGAAGAACGTCTGGCTCGACCAGATGTGGATGTCGTACCAGCCGTTCAGCTGGGTGAAGTTCACGGGCGGGCGCTTTGCACCGCCGTACGTCACGAGCGACATGCTGTTTTCCAACGACCTGAACCTCGACGGCATTGCGGCACAGTTCAACAAGACGCTGCCGCAGGCGCCGAACGTGGAACTGTTCGGTTCGCTCGGCTTCATTCCGCTGGAATACTCGGGCGACAACTCGCCGTCGAACAGCCAGAGCAAGATGTCGAGCCAGACCAAGTGGCTGCTTGGCGGGCAGTTCGGGGCGAACTGGAAGCTCGACTCGAAGAACTCGTTCCGCGGCACGCTCGGGTACTTCGACTTCCGCAACATCACCGGTCGGCTTTCGTCGCCGTGCGCGCTCTACGCCGGCCAGACGAGCTGCGACAGCGACTGGTCGCGCCCGGCGTTCATGCAGAAGGGCAACACGCTCATGCTGCTGCGTAACATCGCGCTCAACCCGATCGACCCGGCCAATACGTCGCAGCCGCAGTATGTCGGCTACGCGTCGAAGTTCCAGTTGCTCGATCTGTCCGCGCGCTGGGACACGATGCTCGCCGGCCGCTACCCCCTGCGTCTGGACGTGAACTACATCCGCAACCTGGCCTACAACGAAGGCGAGATGTGGGCGCGTTCGAACGGCGGCATCGTGAACAACTTCGGCTCGGGCGCGGCGACGCGCGAGAACTTCAAGAGCGGCCCGAACGCTTACATGTTCCAGGCGACCTTCGGCAAGCCGATCATGGCGTCGCGCGGCGACTGGAACATCCTGTTCGGCTACAAGCGCATCGAACCGGATGCGGTGCCCGACGCCTACAACGATTCGACGTTCCACGGCGGCGGCACGAATGCGAAGGGCTACTACTTCGGCGGCTCGTACGCCTTCGACAAGAACGCCTGGATCACGGGCCGCTGGTTGTCGACGAAGGAAGTCTATGGCGCGCCGCAGTCGATCGACACGCTGCAGATCGAAGTCAACGCGCGTTTCTAA
- a CDS encoding DUF2341 domain-containing protein gives MRRILPFLLALIGTLMPVLAHAWWQPDWAYRKPITIDAGPQGGNITGDAGRVPMLLRLHTGNFSFEGVNETGADLRFVAADDKTVLNHQIEQFDPVLGIALVWVDVPAVTAANKQQIWMYYGNRKAPAAGSGQRVFDPDYTAVYHFGEPNAPARDTTAYGNNSQNAVVTLDGAIIGRGAQAGASPIVLPASPSLAIAAGGNFTFSAWVRPEKLGANEAVYVRRDGGSALAIGIDQGVPFVQVGTQRSQPGQPIQAGQWSHLAVTSDGKSITLFVGGYAASTLAAALPALNSPSIIGGDADGVAGGFAHFSGAVDEVRLSKVARSAALLQTDAVSQGAESRLIAFGPDEQQAGKSHFAFILAAMPVDAWVVVCVLGLMALVSWVIMITKSRSYSAKAQANAVFMEHFREASGAPLDQIARTNRVPEGVRDQSPLWRLYEVALDELHRRHELGYDTSAVSDATISAIRASMDGAMVREVESMSRRMNWLSTSIEGAPYVGLFGTVIGIMLVFVVAAMAGAVDINSVAPGMAAALLCTAAGLGVAIPALFGYNWLVSRSDAIAADMAVFVDEFTTRLAEEQGEGRRQPVLQRA, from the coding sequence ATGCGACGCATTCTTCCATTCCTGCTTGCGCTCATCGGCACGCTGATGCCGGTGCTCGCGCACGCCTGGTGGCAACCGGACTGGGCGTACCGCAAACCCATCACCATCGACGCCGGGCCGCAAGGCGGCAACATCACCGGCGACGCCGGTCGTGTGCCGATGCTGCTGCGTCTGCACACCGGCAACTTCAGCTTCGAAGGCGTGAACGAGACCGGCGCCGACTTGCGCTTCGTCGCCGCCGACGACAAGACGGTTCTGAACCACCAGATCGAACAGTTCGATCCGGTGCTCGGCATCGCCCTCGTGTGGGTCGACGTGCCGGCCGTCACCGCCGCCAACAAGCAGCAGATCTGGATGTACTACGGCAACCGCAAGGCGCCTGCCGCCGGCAGCGGCCAACGCGTGTTCGATCCGGACTACACCGCCGTCTATCACTTCGGCGAGCCGAACGCTCCCGCCCGCGACACCACGGCCTACGGCAACAACAGCCAGAACGCCGTGGTCACGCTCGACGGCGCGATCATCGGCCGCGGTGCGCAGGCCGGCGCTTCGCCGATCGTGCTGCCCGCCTCGCCGTCGCTGGCCATCGCAGCCGGCGGCAACTTCACGTTCTCGGCATGGGTGCGTCCGGAGAAGCTCGGCGCGAATGAAGCGGTCTACGTGCGCCGCGACGGCGGCAGCGCTCTGGCGATCGGTATCGACCAGGGCGTGCCGTTCGTACAGGTGGGCACACAGCGCAGCCAGCCGGGCCAGCCGATTCAGGCCGGTCAATGGTCGCACCTGGCGGTGACCTCCGACGGCAAATCGATCACGCTGTTCGTTGGGGGGTACGCCGCCAGCACGCTGGCCGCCGCACTGCCCGCGCTGAACTCGCCGTCGATCATCGGCGGCGACGCCGACGGCGTGGCCGGTGGCTTTGCCCACTTCTCGGGCGCCGTGGACGAAGTGCGTCTGTCGAAGGTGGCGCGCAGCGCCGCGCTGCTCCAGACGGATGCCGTCTCGCAGGGCGCCGAGTCGCGCCTGATTGCCTTCGGTCCGGACGAGCAGCAGGCCGGCAAGAGCCACTTCGCGTTCATCCTTGCCGCCATGCCGGTCGACGCCTGGGTGGTGGTCTGCGTGCTCGGTCTGATGGCGCTGGTGTCGTGGGTCATCATGATCACCAAGAGCCGCAGCTATAGCGCCAAGGCTCAGGCCAACGCGGTGTTCATGGAGCATTTTCGCGAGGCGTCGGGCGCGCCGCTCGATCAGATCGCGCGCACGAATCGCGTGCCTGAAGGGGTGCGCGACCAGTCGCCGCTGTGGCGCCTGTACGAGGTTGCGCTCGACGAACTGCATCGCCGCCACGAGCTCGGCTACGACACCAGTGCCGTCTCCGACGCGACCATCAGCGCCATTCGCGCGTCGATGGACGGTGCGATGGTGCGCGAAGTCGAAAGCATGAGCCGTCGCATGAACTGGCTGTCGACGTCGATCGAAGGCGCACCGTACGTGGGGCTGTTCGGCACCGTGATCGGGATCATGCTGGTGTTCGTCGTGGCCGCGATGGCCGGGGCGGTGGACATCAATTCGGTGGCACCGGGCATGGCCGCCGCACTGCTGTGTACGGCAGCCGGTCTGGGCGTGGCCATTCCGGCCCTGTTCGGCTACAACTGGCTGGTCTCGCGCTCGGACGCCATCGCGGCCGACATGGCGGTGTTCGTCGACGAGTTCACGACCCGCCTTGCGGAAGAGCAGGGCGAAGGCCGCCGTCAGCCCGTGCTGCAGCGCGCGTGA
- a CDS encoding energy transducer TonB family protein, translating to MKPRDFASRPAARTVSPAIGLLRRRGGLIVGGIVVLGLIALFWHLLTDKASTRREVNAPPMLMLPPPPPPPPPQETPPEPQPEKVKPEVVEPKPADPVEPPKDDSPPSPTKDLGDAVTINGDAQAGTDAFGIGAGRGGGMTGGGGGLGSRSYSAWLASSLQQAFGRDQRTRTLAFDDVRVDLWLDADGRTTRAQLVRGTGNPSIDEAVLAMLRDFRAEEKPPASLRYPLSMSIRGRRP from the coding sequence GTGAAACCTCGCGATTTCGCGTCTCGCCCGGCGGCCAGAACGGTCAGCCCCGCGATCGGGCTGCTGCGCCGCCGCGGCGGGCTGATCGTCGGCGGCATCGTGGTGCTCGGGCTGATCGCGCTCTTCTGGCATCTGCTCACGGACAAGGCCAGCACGCGTCGCGAGGTGAACGCCCCGCCGATGCTCATGCTGCCGCCACCCCCGCCACCGCCTCCGCCGCAGGAAACGCCGCCGGAGCCGCAACCCGAGAAGGTCAAGCCTGAAGTGGTCGAGCCGAAACCGGCCGACCCGGTCGAGCCGCCCAAGGACGACTCGCCGCCCAGCCCGACGAAGGATCTCGGCGACGCCGTGACCATCAACGGCGACGCTCAGGCGGGCACCGACGCATTCGGCATCGGCGCCGGCCGCGGCGGCGGCATGACCGGTGGTGGCGGCGGACTGGGCAGCCGCTCTTACAGCGCCTGGCTGGCGAGTTCGTTGCAGCAGGCGTTCGGCCGCGATCAACGTACCCGCACGCTGGCGTTCGACGACGTTCGTGTCGACCTCTGGCTCGATGCCGACGGACGCACCACGCGCGCTCAACTGGTTCGGGGCACGGGCAATCCGAGCATCGACGAAGCGGTGCTCGCCATGTTGCGCGACTTCCGCGCGGAAGAGAAACCGCCCGCATCGCTGCGCTATCCGCTGTCGATGAGCATCCGGGGGCGCAGGCCATGA
- a CDS encoding ExbD/TolR family protein, whose product MANATRFAAKKRAGGINITPFVDVLLVVLVIFILTSNASIPGIKVDLPKASASVALEKPKTKAITVDNAGQVFLDAYPVSLTELEDRLRTEKAVTPDFPVIVRGDAQVQYAKVVEVLDLLRRIDLNQVGLVTGKPQ is encoded by the coding sequence ATGGCTAACGCAACCCGATTCGCGGCGAAGAAGCGCGCGGGCGGCATCAACATCACGCCGTTCGTCGACGTGCTGCTGGTGGTGCTGGTGATCTTCATCCTCACGAGCAACGCCAGCATTCCCGGCATCAAGGTCGACCTGCCGAAGGCCAGCGCTTCGGTGGCGTTGGAAAAGCCGAAGACCAAGGCGATCACCGTGGACAACGCGGGCCAGGTATTCCTCGACGCCTATCCGGTGAGCCTCACCGAGCTCGAGGATCGCCTGCGCACGGAAAAGGCGGTCACGCCCGATTTTCCGGTGATCGTGCGCGGCGACGCGCAGGTGCAGTACGCCAAGGTCGTGGAAGTGCTCGACCTGTTGCGCCGGATCGATCTGAACCAGGTCGGCCTCGTGACCGGCAAGCCGCAGTGA
- a CDS encoding YbjN domain-containing protein codes for MNQENTTQHDNEDAALASASAAGTVPAKVVTFVTSEQVADAIRAAGCAVSVQQDDLVTRLHSASHGIGYQVHWGNQTGVDQYLDFTLSCPLRVQGGELPDGLINEWHRSRRFARVAAHGEFLVLEMDVFVAGGVSSEFLRFSLRLWVEMMGQFFLHLRNFTQQAAGQGDATAVGADTSVAAADPNVLADERQAPKTLN; via the coding sequence ATGAACCAAGAGAACACGACGCAACACGACAACGAGGACGCCGCGCTCGCCAGCGCGTCAGCCGCCGGCACCGTGCCGGCCAAGGTCGTGACGTTTGTCACGTCGGAGCAGGTCGCCGACGCCATTCGTGCCGCCGGCTGCGCGGTGTCCGTGCAGCAGGACGATCTCGTCACGCGTTTGCACAGCGCGAGCCACGGCATTGGCTACCAGGTGCACTGGGGCAACCAGACTGGTGTGGACCAGTATCTGGATTTCACGTTGAGCTGCCCGCTGCGCGTGCAGGGCGGTGAGTTGCCCGACGGCCTCATCAACGAATGGCATCGCTCGCGCCGCTTCGCTCGCGTCGCGGCCCACGGCGAATTCCTGGTGCTGGAAATGGATGTCTTCGTAGCCGGTGGCGTGTCGTCGGAGTTCCTGCGCTTCTCGTTGCGCTTGTGGGTCGAGATGATGGGGCAATTCTTCCTCCATCTGCGCAACTTCACGCAGCAGGCCGCCGGGCAGGGCGACGCCACCGCGGTGGGTGCCGACACCTCGGTCGCTGCGGCCGATCCGAACGTCCTCGCCGACGAGCGGCAAGCACCGAAGACGCTCAACTGA